The Natronomonas salsuginis genome includes a region encoding these proteins:
- a CDS encoding lysylphosphatidylglycerol synthase transmembrane domain-containing protein, with protein MYTVTHDGGLGAGLIDRRTALKTLLGFAVAVLLVYLLGAVVGWERAIERLRVARVEWVLVACGSTLLCLFAWAKTWQIVLERVGVTVAYRRLVVTFFAATFANYVTPMGQAGGEPFIAYILSRDTDATYEQALASVVVADLVRLLPFFTVGIAGLGYLLATAELTARIRPLAIALVGVAVALPLLVAVGWRFRARVRAGALRCLAPIAGRTDRFSVESVGDRIDRLYASIDLIAGSPRAILVAVGFAYVGWVLFALPLYFSGIALGAAVSIPLVCFLVPVTVIAGSTPLPGGIGAIEGTLLVLLPVLAGLTATDALAVTTIYRLTSYWFVIAVGGIATLWVVRRV; from the coding sequence GTGTACACAGTGACTCACGACGGCGGCCTCGGCGCCGGGCTCATCGACCGGCGGACAGCGCTCAAAACCCTCCTCGGGTTCGCCGTCGCCGTCCTCCTCGTGTATCTCCTCGGCGCGGTCGTCGGATGGGAGCGAGCGATCGAACGGCTCCGGGTGGCCCGCGTCGAGTGGGTGCTCGTCGCCTGCGGCTCGACGCTCCTGTGTCTGTTCGCGTGGGCGAAGACGTGGCAGATCGTCCTCGAACGGGTCGGCGTGACCGTCGCCTACCGGCGGCTCGTCGTGACCTTTTTCGCCGCGACGTTCGCGAACTACGTCACGCCGATGGGGCAGGCCGGCGGCGAGCCGTTCATCGCGTACATCCTCTCGCGAGACACCGACGCGACCTACGAGCAGGCGCTCGCGAGCGTCGTGGTCGCCGACCTCGTCCGCCTGCTCCCGTTTTTCACCGTCGGTATCGCGGGGCTCGGCTACCTGCTCGCGACCGCGGAACTCACGGCGCGGATACGGCCGCTCGCGATCGCGCTCGTCGGGGTCGCGGTGGCGTTGCCGCTGCTCGTCGCCGTCGGCTGGCGGTTCCGCGCCAGAGTTCGCGCCGGCGCGTTGCGGTGTCTCGCGCCGATTGCCGGACGGACGGATCGCTTCTCGGTCGAGTCGGTCGGCGACCGGATCGACCGCCTGTACGCGTCGATCGACCTGATCGCGGGGTCGCCGCGGGCGATCCTCGTCGCGGTCGGCTTCGCGTACGTCGGCTGGGTCCTATTCGCGCTGCCGCTGTACTTCTCGGGGATCGCGCTCGGGGCGGCCGTCTCGATCCCGCTCGTCTGCTTCCTCGTTCCCGTGACCGTGATCGCCGGGTCGACCCCGCTGCCGGGCGGGATCGGCGCGATCGAGGGGACGCTCCTCGTCCTCCTGCCGGTTCTCGCTGGCCTGACGGCGACGGACGCCCTCGCGGTGACGACGATCTACCGGCTGACGAGCTACTGGTTCGTGATCGCCGTCGGCGGGATCGCGACGCTGTGGGTGGTCCGCCGGGTGTGA